The following are from one region of the Coffea eugenioides isolate CCC68of chromosome 2, Ceug_1.0, whole genome shotgun sequence genome:
- the LOC113760571 gene encoding probable 2-oxoglutarate-dependent dioxygenase AOP1 → MGSASNIRLPVINLTEEILRSGKDSWTEARNTVTRAFEEYGCFIAVHDKYPSEVSDSIFSELQDLFNLPLEIKVQNTSQTPLFGYYGPNPYLPLYESTSIEDAINLEAVQKFTNQMWPSKNNHFCELLHCYANQVAELDKMVSKLVFESYDVEKYHESHVGSVTYIVRFTKYRVPEQNETKLGATPHTDKNFITILQQNEVDGLEVQLKNGSWIPVDFPPSSVVIMAGDAFSAWSNGRVHPPFHRVTMKGKGRGRYSIAQFSYCKKLVEAPTELVDDEHPLLYKPFDNLGFLGFISTDEGRKTQNPLKAYCGI, encoded by the exons ATGGGTTCCGCGTCAAATATCAGGCTTCCGGTCATAAATTTAACGGAGGAAATCCTACGATCTGGAAAAGATTCTTGGACTGAAGCGCGAAACACAGTCACACGGGCATTTGAAGAGTATGGCTGTTTCATAGCTGTTCATGATAAGTATCCTTCAGAGGTTAGTGATTCCATATTCTCTGAGCTGCAAGATTTGTTTAACCTCCCGTTGGAGATTAAAGTCCAAAACACTTCTCAAACTCCCCTCTTTGGTTATTATGGGCCTAATCCCTACCTGCCCCTCTACGAAAGCACGAGCATTGAAGATGCAATAAATCTCGAAGCAGTCCAGAAGTTCACAAATCAGATGTGGCCCTCCAAAAATAACCATTTCTG TGAACTGTTGCACTGCTATGCAAATCAAGTAGCAGAATTAGATAAAATGGTGAGCAAATTGGTGTTTGAAAGTTATGATGTGGAGAAGTACCACGAATCTCATGTGGGATCAGTGACTTACATTGTTAGATTCACAAAGTACAGAGTACCCGAACAGAATGAGACGAAACTCGGTGCTACTCCTCATACTGACAAGAACTTCATAACCATACTTCAACAGAATGAAGTTGATGGTTTAGAAGTTCAGTTGAAGAATGGAAGCTGGATTCCTGTTGACTTTCCTCCTTCCTCCGTAGTAATCATGGCTGGAGATGCATTCTCG GCGTGGAGCAACGGCAGAGTGCATCCCCCATTTCATAGAGTAACTATGAAGGGAAAAGGAAGAGGAAGGTATTCGATTGCACAATTTTCCTATTGCAAGAAATTGGTAGAGGCACCAACAGAGCTGGTTGACGATGAACACCCCTTATTATATAAGCCATTCGACAATCTTGGTTTTCTCGGATTCATAAGCACAGATGAGGGTCGGAAAACCCAAAATCCACTGAAGGCCTATTGTGGCATCTAA
- the LOC113759340 gene encoding protein FAR-RED IMPAIRED RESPONSE 1-like, whose translation MENDLPTHEVQSCRRLDFEDVDSQEINNNALPLCITDGNQENQIFVPLAIPDELVPKLGMEFDTEVAARNFYQKYAKASGFGTRLSTGHKDKNSDMILDRIFCCSREGKRPKDKRNMIVKCPRPETRCDCSARMKISCRQAGKYRVVQFVTEHNHELSTPSKTHLFRSHRHVTMAHEAEIDMARSYGITPKQSIELMSKQVGGRENLGFIRDDLKNYLRSKRSIPMIQGDTGGVLEYLQRMQLEDPNFFYAIQVDEDDLITNIFWADAKMRTDFAHFGDVVCFDTTYRKHKDGRPIALFVGVNHHKQTTVFGGALLYDETIGTFEWLFDTFTKAMMGKIPRTILTDQDGRMATALASQWPTTYHRLCIWHIYQNAATHLADVFKDFQNFAADFSHCIYDYENENDFFEGWSKMLKMYGLEDNKWLKKMFDIKEKWALVYGRETFCADMTTTQRSESMNSVIKKYVSYKHDLLEFFEHFQRLLDDRRYDESVADFRGNQSTPAMIFPCKILQHAASIYTHEVYEKLKDELCKGIDCKWEVDGELGNEVIYRVTPYGKTSHHLVTYDSSKNSISCSCKKFEFAGFLCSHALKILMTLNIVTIPDAYILKRWTKAAKTGNVCVSSESSQEMESKAKLSFRYKELSYLYMQLMTKACECDEAYKIAKDGFWKMLEQMDASEIDCSKIKGIKVKERVTYKSSKRPKSALEMATKKRKYKVKEKSSSKRLQV comes from the exons ATGGAGAATGATTTGCCAACTCATGAAGTCCAATCATGTCGTAGATTGGACTTTGAAGATGTTGACTCGCAGGAGATAAATAATAATGCCTTACCTCTTTGTATTACTGATGGCAAtcaagaaaatcaaatttttgttcCTTTAGCTATACCAGATGAGTTGGTCCCGAAACTTGGGATGGAATTTGATACTGAAGTAGCAGCTAGaaatttttaccaaaaatatgcCAAAGCATCTGGGTTTGGAACTCGATTGAGTACGGGACATAAAGACAAAAATAGTGATATGATATTGGACAGGATTTTTTGCTGCTCCCGTGAAGGAAAAAGGCCAAAAGACAAACGCAATATGATTGTTAAGTGTCCGCGTCCAGAAACAAGATGTGATTGTAGTGCAAGGATGAAAATTAGCTGTAGACAAGCTGGAAAATACCGTGTTGTGCAATTTGTTACTGAACATAATCATGAGTTATCAACTCCAAGCAAAACTCATTTATTCAGATCTCATAGACACGTGACAATGGCACACGAAGCTGAAATAGATATGGCCCGAAGTTACGGAATTACACCAAAACAGTCGATTGAACTGATGTCGAAACAAGTTGGTGGACGAGAAAATCTTGGATTCATTCGAGATGATTTAAAAAACTACTTACGATCCAAAAGATCCATACCAATGATACAAGGTGACACAGGAGGAGTCTTAGAGTACTTACAAAGGATGCAATTAGAggatccaaattttttttatgccATTCAAGTAGATGAAGATGACTTGATAACTAACATATTTTGGGCTGATGCAAAGATGAGAACGGATTTTGCTCATTTTGGTGATGTGGTTTGTTTTGATACAACTTATCGAAAGCATAAAGATGGGAGGCCAATTGCATTATTCGTTGGTGTAAATCATCATAAACAAACTACAGTTTTTGGAGGTGCTTTATTATATGATGAGACAATTGGAACATTTGAATGGCTGTTTGACACATTTACTAAGGCTATGATGGGAAAAATACCAAGAACTATTCTTACAGACCAGGACGGAAGAATGGCAACGGCTTTGGCTTCTCAATGGCCAACAACGTATCACCGCTTATGTATATGGCATATCTATCAAAATGCAGCAACGCATCTAGCTGATGTCTttaaagattttcaaaattttgctgcAGATTTTAGCCACTGCATATATGACTATGAAAATgagaatgatttttttgaggGATGGAGTAAAATGTTAAAAATGTATGGTCTGGAAGACAACAAGTGGTTGAAGAAAATGTTTGATATAAAAGAGAAATGGGCTTTAGTATATGGGAGAGAAACCTTCTGTGCTGATATGACCACGACCCAACGAAGTGAGTCCATGAACAGTGTCATAAAGAAATATGTAAGTTATAAACATGACTTGCTTGAATTTTTTGAACACTTTCAAAGGCTATTAGATGATCGTCGCTATGATGAATCCGTAGCAGATTTTAGAGGCAATCAAAGTACACCGGCAATGATATTCCCTTGTAAGATTTTACAGCATGCAGCAAGTATATATACACATGAAGTGTATGAAAAATTGAAGGACGAGCTATGCAAAGGGATTGATTGTAAATGGGAAGTAGATGGTGAATTAGGAAATGAAGTGATTTATCGAGTTACACCATATGGTAAGACTTCCCATCACCTCGTAACTTATGATTCATCCAAGAATTCAATTTCATGTAGTTGTAAGAAATTTGAATTTGCTGGATTTTTGTGTTCACATGCACTAAAAATATTGATGACTCTGAATATTGTAACAATTCCTGATGCATATATATTGAAGAGATGGACAAAAGCAGCTAAAACAGGAAATGTATGTGTTTCCAGTGAAAGTAGCCAGGAAATGGAGTCAAAGGCAAAATTGAGTTTTCGTTACAAAGAGTTATCCTATCTATATATGCAGCTCATGACAAAAGCTTGTGAATGTGATGAAGCTTATAAAATTGCTAAAGATGGATTTTGGAAAATGTTAGAGCAAATGGATGCAT CCGAAATCGATTGTAGTAAAATAAAAGGCATCAAAGTGAAAGAAAGAGTTACTTACAAGTCGAGCAAGAGACCAAAAAGTGCACTAGAAATGGCTACTAAGAAACGCAAGTACAAGGTGAAAGAGAAGTCTTCATCAAAAAGATTACAGGTTTGa
- the LOC113755184 gene encoding type III polyketide synthase A-like has protein sequence MSKEILDQYPELTTEGSPTIKQRLEIANPAVVEMAKEASLACIKEWGRPADDITHVVYVSSSEIRLPGGDLYLATELGLRSDVGRVMLYFLGCYGGVTGLRVAKDIAENNPGSRVLLATSETTILGFRPPSKARPYDLVGAALFGDGAAAVIIGADPIIGTESPFMELNYAVQQFLPGTNNVIDGRLSEEGINFRLGRDLPQKIEDNIEAFCKKLMAKAGLGDFNDLFWAVHPGGPAILNRLESTLKLKPGKLECSRRTLMDFGNVSSNTILYVMEYMREELQKEGGEEWGLALAFGPGITFEGILVRSL, from the coding sequence ATGTCAAAGGAGATCCTTGACCAATACCCTGAACTAACAACTGAAGGCTCACCAACCATCAAACAAAGGCTTGAAATTGCAAATCCAGCAGTTGTAGAGATGGCAAAGGAAGCAAGTTTGGCTTGCATCAAGGAATGGGGAAGGCCTGCTGATGATATCACCCATGTTGTTTATGTTTCCTCAAGTGAGATAAGATTGCCTGGAGGAGATCTTTACCTTGCTACTGAACTTGGCTTAAGGAGTGATGTTGGTCGCGTAATGCTGTACTTTCTGGGCTGTTATGGGGGTGTTACTGGTCTCAGGGTTGCCAAGGACATTGCTGAAAACAATCCAGGAAGCAGAGTTCTCCTGGCTACTTCTGAGACTACCATACTTGGCTTCCGTCCTCCAAGCAAGGCGCGCCCTTATGATCTGGTTGGTGCTGCACTTTTTGGTGATGGAGCCGCTGCAGTGATCATTGGGGCTGATCCCATAATTGGAACAGAATCTCCATTCATGGAATTAAACTATGCAGTTCAGCAATTCTTGCCAGGGACCAACAACGTCATTGATGGCCGGCTTTCTGAAGAGGGCATAAATTTCAGGCTTGGTAGAGACCTTCCTCAAAAGATTGAGGACAACATTGAGGCATTCTGCAAAAAGCTCATGGCCAAAGCTGGTTTGGGAGACTTCAATGACTTGTTTTGGGCTGTCCACCCTGGCGGACCGGCTATCCTTAACCGATTAGAAAGCACCCTCAAGTTGAAGCCTGGAAAGCTGGAATGCAGCAGGAGGACGCTGATGGACTTTGGGAATGTTAGCAGCAACACTATATTGTATGTGATGGAGTACATGAGGGAAGAGTTGCAGAAGGAGGGTGGTGAAGAATGGGGACTTGCTTTAGCATTTGGTCCAGGCATAACCTTTGAAGGCATCCTCGTTCGAAGCCTCTAA
- the LOC113759341 gene encoding uncharacterized protein LOC113759341, producing MDSSNQRAAESSGASFLASGDALRNDRLFPQLFTSVPSLNEAASYLAETTSLFTSCFSDFSVDRAPDDPGGREMVTLVSEETRGQLDSNYVSSRGSTLSRVESSYAAQGAPSVHDEIATGLIGDSSQNSSVLVNTANSSQSSIPIFQGLIERVRRTVRGSADDIGWLQRTSDLPPVEDGNERFVEILDDIRHGLRRLPNTVVYLLVPGSKECIFVTFDNSMQINDDVDSTLRKVDFPGFSHTSLSCGSVHVLASGDALRNDRLFPQLFTSVPSLNEAASYLAETTSLFTSCFSDFSVDRAPDDPGGREMVTLVSEETRGQLDSNYVSSRGSTLSRVESSYAAQGAPSVHDEIATGLIGDSSQNSSVLVNTANSSQSSIPIFQGLIERVRRTVRGSADDIGWLQRTSDLPPVEDGNERFVEILDDIRHGLRRLPNTVVYLLVPGSKECIFVTFDNSMQINHILRDYYGYGNPGKVIKGDLQALEDITYDKRKEFLRKWHLPEELPVVSFHTEANTSAVALATLSQVAQAELPMFAPLSAGQPATVPVVLPSGAVMAACAQLLQTRYGEKSDGLVTCRDAEVPGSIVVRPKRKLDHGWMVYSSLNDDQSEADASQVCEALLTLLVEVGQKKRHQLAMKDE from the exons ATGGACAGCAGTAATCAAAGGGCCGCCGAATCAAGTGGTGCATCATTCTTG GCTAGTGGTGATGCCTTGAGAAATGATCGGCTCTTTCCCCAGCTTTTTACCTCTGTACCATCACTTAATGAAGCTGCCTCTTATTTAGCAGAGACGACTTCACTATTTACTAGctgtttttctgatttttctg TTGATCGTGCACCAGATGATCCTGGTGGAAGAGAAATGGTTACATTGGTGTCTGAAGAAACTAGGGGACAATTAGACAGTAATTATGTGTCTTCACGTGGGAGTACTCTATCACGTGTTGAATCATCTTATGCAGCTCAAGGTGCCCCATCAGTCCATGATGAGATAGCTACTGGCTTAATTGGTGACTCATCTCAAAATTCTAGTGTGCTTGTCAATACAGCTAATAGCAGCCAAAGTAGCATTCCTATATTCCAAGG CCTTATTGAGCGAGTGAGGAGGACTGTTCGTGGCTCAGCAGACGACATTGGATGGCTACAACGTACATCGGACTTGCCTCCTGTAGAGGATGGAAATGAAAGATTTGTGGAAATCCTTGATGATATTCG GCATGGTTTACGCAGGTTGCCAAATACAGTGGTTTACTTGTTAGTTCCAGGTAGCAAAGAATGTATCTTTGTGACTTTTGATAATTCTATGCAGATTAAT GATGACGTAGATTCTACTTTGCGAAAAGTTGATTTTCCTGGGTTTTCACATACTTCATTGAGTTGTGGTAGTGTACATGTGCTT GCTAGTGGTGATGCCTTGAGAAATGATCGGCTCTTTCCCCAGCTTTTTACCTCTGTACCATCACTTAATGAAGCTGCCTCTTATTTAGCAGAGACGACTTCACTATTTACTAGctgtttttctgatttttctg TTGATCGTGCACCAGATGATCCTGGTGGAAGAGAAATGGTTACATTGGTGTCTGAAGAAACTAGGGGACAATTAGACAGTAATTATGTGTCTTCACGTGGGAGTACTCTATCACGTGTTGAATCATCTTATGCAGCTCAAGGTGCCCCATCAGTCCATGATGAGATAGCTACTGGCTTAATTGGTGACTCATCTCAAAATTCTAGTGTGCTTGTCAATACAGCTAATAGCAGCCAAAGTAGCATTCCTATATTCCAAGG CCTTATTGAGCGAGTGAGGAGGACTGTTCGTGGCTCAGCAGACGACATTGGATGGCTACAACGTACATCGGACTTGCCTCCTGTAGAGGATGGAAATGAAAGATTTGTGGAAATCCTTGATGATATTCG GCATGGTTTACGCAGGTTGCCAAATACAGTGGTTTACTTGTTAGTTCCAGGTAGCAAAGAATGTATCTTTGTGACTTTTGATAATTCTATGCAGATTAAT CATATACTGCGTGATTATTATGGTTATGGAAATCCTGGCAAAGTGATTAAG GGTGACCTGCAAGCACTTGAAGATATAACTTATGATAAGAGGAAGGAATTCTTGAGGAAGTGGCATTTGCCTGAAGAACTCCCAGTTGTATCTTTCCATACAGAAGCCAACACTTCTGCTGTGGCTTTGGCCACGCTATCCCAGGTGGCACAGGCAGAATTACCCATGTTTGCACCTCTATCTGCAGGCCAACCAGCAACTGTCCCAGTTGTATTGCCTAGTGGTGCTGTGATGGCTGCATGTGCCCAACTGCTTCAGACCAGATATGGTGAGAAGAGTGATGGACTTGTTACCTGCCGTGATGCTGAGGTTCCTGGCTCCATTGTAGTGCGACCAAAGCGTAAACTAGACCATGGCTGGATGGTGTACTCGTCATTGAATGATGATCAATCAGAAGCAGATGCCTCTCAAGTATGTGAAGCTCTACTGACTTTGCTTGTTGAGGTTGGACAGAAGAAGAGACATCAACTTGCAATGAAGGATGAATGA